One Aegilops tauschii subsp. strangulata cultivar AL8/78 chromosome 2, Aet v6.0, whole genome shotgun sequence genomic window, TCaggagtcgacactgtcgagtggtatgtttgtGGTAAATGaaattaccctcttcatctttcttgGTATGGATGTGACACGGTATATCCAGCACATCATTTCCAGCCTGATCCTTTACTTTCTTGGGGGTCCAGGGCCCCTTGgccttccccttgaactttccttgagtcacagCCAAAGCTTCACCAGGAGCAGCAGGCTCAGCTTTACGCTTCTTCTTCCGAGTGGATGTACCTCCGGCATCCTGGCCGACTGGTTTACTCTTCCCACTACGGAGTCGATCCTCTTCTTCTCCGTTggcgtaccgagtggctatttccatcatccgaGTCAAGGACATATCGCCTGTCCGCCCGAATTTCAGGACAAGCTCCCGATACTtcacgccttccttgaaggcaaaAACAGCTTGGTGCTCAGACACATTTTCCACCATGTGATGCAAGGTGGTCCACCTCTGAATATAatccctcaaagtttcattcggtttctgcACACAATGTTGCAATTCTGTCAGCCCTGCTGGTCGTTTGCAAGTTCCTTCAaaggttctaacaaacactcgggcgagCTCTTCCCAGCTGTATATACTGCCAGGTGCCAACTGAGTCAACCATGCTCCGGCTGAGCCCTCCAACATCAagggaaggtgcttcatggccacttcatcaatGCCACctccaatctgcacagccactcggtaatcctctagccaagtgtcaggcttggactcaccagtgaacttgctgactccagtcaccaacctgaagttgggaggaatcaccgcagccctgatggctctgctaaAACACTCGGGGCCTGAAACATGTACCCTGCTGCCAGTCGGTTGGTCTCTGTCATGAccctctctgtgtgctctgttcctgtccaCCAGACCTTGAACCAGAATTGATCTCGCGTCAAAGACCGGCTCCCTGGGGTCGACTGGACCTCTGCGCTCGCCGCTGagagggcgtctgtcatcatgCTGCCGAGGAGCATTCGAACCACTCCTCGGAGGaggtgtgggcactcgacgacggtcGTCTCGaccgagtcggtgatcatactgctcctGGTTCCCGTGCCGATTTTGCCGGGGCtcacgtccctcacgcctcgggggcgatcttgggctgtgggccgactgaactgtgtccgCCCTCACCGACCTACTGTGAATCCTGTTCCGCGACTGAGACACTGCGGTATTCTGTTCTCCTACCGCTCGGAGCAAGGCCCGAATCTGCATCAAACCCCGGCCAGCCTCCGATTGGGAGGGCTGAGTCGATTCCTCTATACGAGCTGCAGCAGTGAGATTTTTAATCGGCGTGCGGTATACCTGCGGTGGAGGTGGAAAAAGCTGTCGTCGACTGGAATCAGGGATCCGCTGCCGAGCGCGCTCGTCGAGAGCCCGCTGGAGGTTATCCAGTCGAGTGCGGTCAGCCGGGTTGGCcaagcgcacctcctccaaggcccgggcctcgggggtctCCCCAACAATGGGAGTGTGGAGTGCATCCATattgcggcggcgaagctcttccctctgctacGAAGAAAGTGGCTCGGGACGGTACTCCTCGTGGGCATGCGACGGATCGCCGTTGCCATCACCTCCGTcttcgcgggggaagccaggaggactgcgtggtccgttgaccatcaaaACTTCTGCCGCGGGAtcgctgctgtcgcactcggatgcggtctctgcggagccagtcgaacaagccgtagagagtttcgtcgggctcgattgccgtgaCCTGGGGAGTAGCCGACTGGCGGGCCACCgcatgcctcacccaccgctggagccgcgaccgaccggaCCACTTGCGGCGGCGTGCGGCAGGGAGTGAGGACATCACAGGAGTCGACTGGTACTGGGTCGACTGCCGCCGGAGGAGGACGCCGCgaacgcacgcgcgaaagtgcgtcgccccgcggaCTGGGAGCGCCTCAacgtcgagtggagcttcttggagccaggcagagtcgtcggcgatgaagacgagcgcgccgagacggatctcgcggccctcagccaatcctccgccggaaaccatgatgatgggaatcggaaaaaCTGCAACTTCACCgaaaagtcgctaagacaccggccccacggtgggcgccaactgtcgtggttctaagtctgacagtagaggAGGGGGGTAggtatggagaggcaagatcccAGCTACGGTGAAGTTGTACGCGCgagtttacgagttcaggcccttctcggaggaagtaaaagccctacgtctcggagcccggaggcggtcgattGGTTTATGCGTGTGAACGTTACAGGGGGTGCCAACCCttgtggagggggtggcttatatagagtgcgccaggaccccagccagcccacgttacaaggggttCAATGTACAAAAAGACAGgccgttactggtaacgccagcatTAAGTGCTATAAATGGCTATTAAAaactacggagtgaacgcctgaccgttgcgGTGCTAGTCGACTCCTAGTCTTCAATAAGTCGAATGGTTCTTTATATGGTCGAGTGATCGCAGGGATGACGGATCTCCGAGTGATTGGTTAATCGAGTGGATGATACTCGACGTCTTGGTTGGGCTCTCTCTGTTGTCCTTTGAGTACCTTTGCTTCTTTGATAATGACCCTGAATAGGGcttataggtcaggcctatgaccctaccctaggtctaTGTCATCATCAGCCAGTAAAAAAGCATACACATTAGAAATCTGCAAGAAAATGTAAGGCTGGTCCGGACAGATAGAGGGGGTTTGAGGGTTAGCGTTCGATTGAAAACTTTAAATTCTGTTGCCTTGTGAGGTAGCGTTAGTGTTAGTTTTGCCACCTGGTCCCATCGGAAAAAAAGGTTTTGCTTGCTGGTGGTTTGCGCAATTTAACTCTGCTGTGGACCTTTTTGTTTGCAAAAAGAAAGAAAAGCCTCCTTTGTCACGCCGGTGACCGGACACGCACCCGCCGGACGCTATCGAACGTGTCGTCTAGCATCACATGCAATGTTAGGCGTGTTGGTGCTGTTGGAGTTCCCTCATCCACTCGATAAACTATGTCCCACCATTTCTATATATGATTCATACCCTGTACCCTATACGATTAGATGAAATTTTTATCCGCAAAGAGGAAAAAAGAGTTCCTGACCCATCTCTCTGACGCAGCAGTGCTATCGCTCATTATTAAGGGAAGGATCCTCACACTGGGTGATATATAGTACTCCTCTTTGAAGCACAGGCCACAGGGCAGCAGCACCTCTTGAAGCAGAGACAATGAGGCTGCAAACGCAACTACTCATCTTGGCTTCCATCACTGCAGCGATGATCATGAGCCACGACGTCCTCGCCGGCACCACCCACGCGATACCAGTGCGCACGTTAGGCGGCGTCGAGGAGGACGACGTGGGCTTCGCGGAGCGCGAGGAGGAGGCATACCCGCGGAGGAGGGTGCTTTACGGCGACCAGTACATCAGCTACAAAGGGGTGCAGGCGAGCAGGCCGGCGTGCCCCGGCTCCTGCGCTGGCCGGGGGCAGCCCTACACCGGTAGCGGCTGCCAGGCCATCTTCGGCTGCCGCGGGCGTTAATTATCTTATCTAGCAGGTACTACCATTCCTATTTGCTTCCCTGGCTAAGAAGCTGCGTGGAGATTATGAAATGTGGGTTATATATGTATTTGTGTTGTTGGACGTGATGATTCTCCGGTCTTAATAGTAATTTTTCTTCTTGGCTGGTGTTTCATTGTGCTAAGATAGCGCTCTACTGTTTCCTTAGCCTTGTCGGTGTTTACGTGACTTGTACTATAATCCTTATGATATAAATGAAACGTGTATTACCCTGCAAAAAAAAACTCTTCCTTGTGGGAACAATGATGTGTTTGGATGAATTTTTAAGCAAGAAAAATGTTTTTTTTTGTTATTGGTTTCCAGGAGGTAGGCCTCCATGGCTCATCCAAGAAGCTAATTTAGGAATCTCTTGCATGCACCTTGTTAATTAATCAATCAATTAACGAAATATGTATGTGGTAACCGAAATCTTTTTTGCAAAACTGCCACACGAGCTAGGAGACGTTGGATCACGATCACGCGATCGAACCGGTACACAGAAAAAACACCCAAACAGATCGGACCCCACCCTAAGGAGAAAACCAATAGTGCTGCCCTCTCTTCGCTGACCTCGCTTCGATCCCCATTCCAGTCGCCGGCGAGCTCGCGCGCCACCATGGTCGCTCCCCCACCAGCGCGCCACCGCCTCCGGAGGCTCCTACCCCCGTGCCACCtccgcctccccgcgccgccaACACTCCCCCTCCACCTCCCCAGACCAGGTCAATTTGCGCCGCCCCTTCTACCTCCTGCGCGCCGCCGCGAGCCAACCACGCGCTGGCGACTAGCCAGAGGACGAGGACGTTGTCCGGTGTGCGTCGTGGACTGGCCCGTTGAGCCACCAACACTCCCCCTCCACCTCCCCAGACCAGGCCAATTTGCTTCGCCCCCTCTACCTACTGCGAGCCGCCACGAGCCAACCATGCGCCGGCGACTAGCCAGCCGACGAGGACGCTGTCCGGTGTCCGTCGTGGACTGGCCCATGGATAGAATGGATGCTGGTGGCGGTCACCGTGCTGGCAAGGCTCTGCCAAACCAATTTAGTGGATGGTCAGTCAGTCCCCTCGGCCATCTGTAAACTCTGTTTCATCTAACGTCTCTCCAGACTACTCATCTAGTTCTGTATGGATTATGTTTACTTGTGGCAGTTGCCAACATTGTGAACATTCAGTAATTCACTTGTGTTTCTTCAACTACTTAAGCAAGCAGTATTGATTTCTTAGATCTGAAACTTACCAAGTTAACTGATATGTACAGACTACAATTGCCTGCCTATCCTACTACCATGCTCGGCTAGAATGACGATGAAGGCGTAATCCTGGTCCTGTATTTCAAGATATCCAATAGCTTCGACAAGGAGATTTCTCCTCAGCTCAGGGACAACATCAAGGTGAGCCCAATTGATTGCATTTCATCAGCTAAATTTTTTTAGTACCCCAGACAAGTTTCTGATGAGTAATTGGTTATGCATAGTGTTATGAATGAGGAAATGGAGAAGGTCAAGGGGTTCCCGATGGACAGCAACGTGCCCTACACAGAGAGGCTAAAAATTCTGTCCGACATTGTGAACCCCAAGACCTGCAGCTTAGTGCAGCCGAGGGG contains:
- the LOC109769576 gene encoding uncharacterized protein produces the protein MRLQTQLLILASITAAMIMSHDVLAGTTHAIPVRTLGGVEEDDVGFAEREEEAYPRRRVLYGDQYISYKGVQASRPACPGSCAGRGQPYTGSGCQAIFGCRGR